In Thermus caldifontis, one DNA window encodes the following:
- a CDS encoding acyl-CoA thioesterase, giving the protein MEGFPVSVPIQVRFRDLDALGHVNNAVFLTYFEVARAAYFRRLKEDWLEKGHFILARAEVDFLRPILLEDPVEVGVRVVRLGRSSFDMEYLLLARGEEAARGKTVQVWLEGGRPAPLPPAIRKRIEALEGRSF; this is encoded by the coding sequence ATGGAGGGGTTTCCCGTATCCGTGCCCATACAGGTGCGCTTCCGCGACCTGGACGCCTTAGGCCACGTGAACAACGCCGTCTTCCTCACCTACTTTGAGGTGGCCCGCGCCGCCTACTTCCGAAGGCTCAAGGAGGACTGGCTGGAAAAGGGGCACTTCATCCTGGCCCGGGCGGAGGTGGATTTCCTAAGGCCCATCCTCCTGGAGGACCCCGTGGAGGTGGGGGTGCGGGTGGTGCGCCTCGGGCGGAGCAGCTTTGACATGGAGTACCTCCTCCTGGCAAGAGGGGAGGAGGCCGCCCGGGGAAAAACCGTCCAGGTCTGGCTGGAAGGGGGCAGGCCTGCCCCCTTGCCCCCGGCTATCCGCAAGCGCATAGAGGCCTTAGAGGGCCGCTCCTTTTAG